The Brassica napus cultivar Da-Ae chromosome C7, Da-Ae, whole genome shotgun sequence genome has a segment encoding these proteins:
- the LOC106408510 gene encoding uncharacterized protein LOC106408510 translates to MSDQGWLLRGARSDAALELQTHLTTIHLPMHNSPPDLVYWYINNESLEAFSASRVWDAIRHREPPHQWTASVWFNGRVPRHAFNFWIAYHDRLPTKSRLAAWGINISTACILCNSAMEDRNHMFLRCPTSEVIWACVLRRLGAHHHSFHTWTTMMDWLSLNDSRTITLLKRLASQATIYNIWTERNRRIHDNVIIPPAMIFKTIDRSIRDVILGKRNNSNFRKAMELWLSYK, encoded by the exons ATGAGTGATCAAG GCTGGCTTCTACGAGGGGCTCGTTCCGATGCTGCTCTTGAGCTTCAAACTCACCTAACCACGATTCATCTACCTATGCACAACTCCCCTCCTGATCTTGTGTACTGGTACATCAACAATGAGTCTCTCGAAGCATTCTCAGCCTCTCGTGTTTGGGATGCCATTCGGCACCGTGAGCCACCTCATCAATGGACAGCCTCGGTCTGGTTCAATGGCAGAGTTCCCCGGCATGCGTTCAATTTCTGGATTGCTTATCATGACAGACTCCCAACTAAGTCTAGACTTGCGGCCTGGGGAATCAATATCTCAACAGCCTGCATTCTATGCAACTCTGCAATGGAGGACAGAAACCACATGTTTCTTCGCTGTCCAACAAGCGAAGTAATCTGGGCATGTGTACTGCGTAGACTTGGAGCTCATCATCATTCGTTTCATACGTGGACTACTATGATGGATTGGCTTTCCTTAAATGACTCTAGGACCATCACTCTCCTGAAGCGTCTTGCGTCTCAAGCAACAATATACAACATCTGGACAGAACGCAATCGTAGGATCCATGACAACGTCATAATTCCACCTGCTATGATTTTCAAAACAATCGACCGTAGCATCCGTGACGTTATTCTTGGTAAGAGAAACAACTCAAATTTCCGGAAGGCAATGGAGTTGTGGCTCTCGTATAAGTAG